One genomic window of Nakamurella panacisegetis includes the following:
- a CDS encoding copper homeostasis protein CutC, translating to MTTVIGTEVCVQSTLGARAAVTGGADRIELCAALELGGITPSAGLIESVVDVIDTHVLIRPRAGDFVYDRDEIRVMAKDVEHAIDKGARSVVIGALTEAGDIDLPAMTRLLNAAQDVPVTFHRAFDATRDPLAALDVLLELGVNRLLTSGARPTAQEGLTLLAELIRRAGDELVVMPGSGVTPANAADIVRATGAREIHFSARRPIAVAQGRGPLTGPLDGGERYETSADLVRATVVAVTDLP from the coding sequence GTGACCACCGTGATCGGGACCGAGGTCTGCGTGCAGTCGACCCTGGGGGCCAGGGCCGCCGTGACGGGCGGGGCCGACCGGATCGAACTGTGTGCCGCGCTGGAGCTGGGCGGCATCACCCCGTCGGCCGGATTGATCGAGTCCGTGGTCGACGTCATCGACACTCATGTGCTGATCCGGCCCCGGGCCGGCGATTTCGTCTACGACCGGGACGAGATCCGGGTGATGGCCAAGGATGTCGAGCACGCGATCGACAAGGGCGCCCGATCGGTGGTGATCGGCGCGCTCACCGAGGCGGGCGACATCGACCTGCCCGCCATGACGCGCCTGCTCAACGCTGCTCAGGACGTGCCCGTCACCTTTCACCGGGCCTTCGACGCCACGCGAGACCCGTTGGCCGCCCTGGATGTTCTGCTGGAGCTGGGTGTCAACCGGTTGCTGACGTCTGGCGCCCGGCCAACCGCCCAGGAGGGCCTGACGCTGCTGGCCGAGCTGATCCGCCGGGCCGGGGACGAACTCGTGGTGATGCCCGGCAGCGGCGTCACCCCGGCCAACGCCGCGGACATCGTCAGGGCGACCGGAGCTCGGGAGATCCACTTCTCGGCCCGTCGGCCGATCGCCGTAGCGCAGGGCCGAGGGCCGCTCACCGGCCCGCTGGACGGCGGCGAGCGCTACGAGACCTCCGCCGATCTGGTCCGGGCTACGGTCGTCGCTGTGACCGATCTGCCCTGA
- the purL gene encoding phosphoribosylformylglycinamidine synthase subunit PurL: protein MSQDTVAIAQRTPDEVQPYAALGLKDDEYASIRKILGRRPSAAELAMYSVMWSEHCSYKSSKVHLSYFGKTTTPEMKSKMLAGIGDNAGVVDVGDGWAVTFKVESHNHPSFVEPYQGAATGVGGIVRDILAMGARPVAVMDQLRFGPADAPDSQRVVHGVVGGVGGYGNSLGLPNIGGEVVFDASYAGNPLVNAGSIGVLRAADLYTAQASGNGNKVILYGSRTGLDGIGGASVLASTTFDGDDSGPARKKLPSVQVGDPFAEKILIECTLEVVKAQLVVGIQDLGAAGLACATSELAAAGDGGMLVDLDQVPLRAENMTAVEILSSESQERMCAVVTPDKVDAFLAVCAKWEVEADVIGEVNDTGRLVITHHGEVVVDVLPRTVAHDGPVLNRPVQRPEGQDALQANASAHLPRPSRDELEALILKMVASPNLCSRAWITDQYDRYVRGNTVLAQPSDSGIIRISDESYRGVAMSTDCNGRYTMLDPYSGAQLALAEAYRNVATTGATPLAVTDCLNFGSPEDPGVMWQLSQAIHGIADGCAVLGIPVTGGNVSLYNQTGGTAILPTPVVGVLGVIDDVRRRIVPGIGHEDGETLILLGETRDELDGSEWANVVHGHLGGRPPKVDLEAERLLAEILLAGSRDGMVSAAHDLSEGGLVQAAVEMCLTGETGARLVLPEGMDPFVALFSESSARVLVAVPRTEELRFTEMCSMRRQPFVRIGVVDADNPEGEFLDIQDVAKLSLTDLRRAWEGTLPAIFG, encoded by the coding sequence CTGTCGCAGGACACGGTCGCCATCGCCCAGCGGACGCCGGACGAGGTGCAGCCCTACGCCGCGCTCGGCCTGAAGGACGACGAGTACGCCTCGATCCGGAAGATTCTCGGCCGGCGACCGAGCGCGGCCGAACTGGCGATGTACTCGGTGATGTGGTCCGAGCACTGCTCGTACAAATCCTCCAAGGTGCACCTGTCCTACTTCGGGAAGACCACCACCCCGGAGATGAAGTCCAAGATGCTGGCCGGGATCGGCGACAACGCCGGAGTGGTCGACGTGGGTGACGGTTGGGCCGTCACGTTCAAGGTCGAATCGCACAACCACCCGTCGTTCGTCGAGCCCTACCAGGGCGCGGCCACCGGCGTGGGCGGCATCGTCCGCGACATCCTGGCCATGGGAGCCCGCCCGGTCGCCGTCATGGATCAGTTGCGTTTCGGCCCGGCCGACGCGCCGGACTCGCAGCGGGTCGTGCACGGCGTCGTCGGCGGGGTCGGCGGCTACGGAAACTCGTTGGGCCTGCCCAACATCGGTGGCGAGGTCGTGTTCGACGCCTCCTACGCCGGCAATCCGCTGGTCAACGCGGGGAGCATCGGCGTCCTGCGTGCCGCCGACCTCTACACCGCGCAGGCCAGCGGCAACGGCAACAAGGTGATCCTGTACGGCTCCCGTACCGGCCTCGACGGCATCGGTGGCGCCTCGGTTCTGGCCTCCACCACCTTTGACGGTGACGATTCCGGCCCGGCCCGCAAGAAGTTGCCGAGCGTCCAGGTCGGCGATCCGTTCGCCGAGAAGATCCTGATCGAATGCACCCTCGAGGTGGTCAAGGCTCAACTGGTGGTCGGCATCCAGGATCTCGGCGCGGCCGGTTTGGCCTGCGCCACATCGGAACTGGCCGCCGCCGGCGACGGCGGCATGCTGGTCGACCTCGACCAGGTGCCGCTGCGCGCGGAGAACATGACGGCCGTGGAGATTCTGTCCAGCGAGTCGCAGGAACGTATGTGCGCGGTCGTCACCCCGGACAAGGTCGATGCCTTCCTGGCCGTGTGCGCCAAGTGGGAGGTGGAGGCCGACGTCATCGGCGAGGTGAACGACACCGGGCGCCTGGTCATCACGCACCACGGCGAGGTCGTTGTCGATGTGCTGCCGCGTACGGTGGCCCACGACGGGCCGGTGCTGAATCGCCCGGTGCAGCGCCCGGAAGGCCAGGATGCGTTGCAGGCCAACGCGTCTGCGCACCTGCCGCGGCCCTCGCGGGACGAACTGGAGGCGCTGATCCTCAAGATGGTCGCCTCGCCGAACCTCTGCAGCCGGGCCTGGATCACCGACCAGTACGACCGGTACGTGCGCGGCAACACCGTGCTGGCCCAGCCCAGCGATTCGGGCATCATCCGGATCAGTGACGAGTCCTACCGGGGCGTGGCCATGTCCACCGACTGCAACGGCCGGTACACGATGCTGGACCCGTACTCCGGCGCCCAGTTGGCGCTGGCCGAGGCCTACCGGAACGTGGCCACCACCGGCGCCACCCCGCTGGCCGTCACCGACTGCCTCAACTTCGGTTCGCCGGAGGACCCGGGCGTCATGTGGCAGCTCAGCCAGGCCATCCATGGCATCGCCGACGGGTGCGCGGTGCTCGGGATCCCCGTCACCGGCGGCAATGTCAGCCTGTACAACCAGACCGGGGGCACGGCCATCCTGCCGACTCCGGTGGTCGGCGTGCTCGGCGTCATCGACGACGTGCGGCGCCGGATCGTGCCCGGGATCGGCCACGAGGACGGCGAGACGCTCATCCTGCTCGGCGAGACCAGGGACGAGCTGGACGGTTCCGAATGGGCCAATGTGGTGCACGGACACCTGGGCGGGCGGCCGCCCAAGGTGGATCTGGAGGCCGAGCGACTGCTGGCCGAGATCCTGCTCGCCGGATCACGGGACGGCATGGTCTCGGCGGCCCACGACCTGTCCGAGGGTGGCCTGGTCCAAGCGGCGGTCGAGATGTGCCTGACCGGGGAAACCGGTGCGCGCCTTGTGCTTCCGGAAGGAATGGATCCGTTCGTGGCCCTGTTCTCGGAGAGCTCGGCGCGCGTTCTGGTCGCCGTGCCGCGGACCGAGGAGCTCCGGTTCACCGAGATGTGCAGCATGCGTCGACAGCCCTTCGTCCGGATCGGGGTGGTCGATGCCGACAACCCCGAAGGTGAGTTCCTGGACATCCAGGACGTGGCGAAGTTGTCGCTGACGGATCTGCGGCGAGCGTGGGAGGGGACGTTGCCGGCCATCTTCGGGTGA
- the purQ gene encoding phosphoribosylformylglycinamidine synthase subunit PurQ, whose protein sequence is MSPRIGVITFPGTLDDVDAARAVRYAEAEAVPLWHADADLKGVDAIVVPGGFSYGDYLRAGAIAAQTPVMRSVVEAAKGGLPVLGICNGFQVLCEAGLLPGALVRNAGLKFLCRDQWLRAENTSTVWTSRFQPGADILIPMKNAEGRYVASESVLDELEGEGRVLFRYVPSLAGGSTAPANPNGSERDIAGICSADGRVAGLMPHPEHAIDPLTGPTDDGMGFFLSVVDHLLGVSA, encoded by the coding sequence GTGAGCCCACGGATCGGCGTCATCACCTTCCCGGGCACCCTCGACGACGTGGACGCCGCCCGCGCGGTGCGGTACGCCGAGGCCGAGGCGGTGCCGCTGTGGCACGCCGACGCCGACCTCAAGGGGGTCGACGCGATCGTCGTCCCGGGTGGCTTCTCCTACGGCGACTACCTCCGGGCCGGGGCCATCGCCGCGCAGACCCCCGTCATGCGGTCCGTGGTCGAGGCGGCCAAGGGCGGCCTGCCGGTACTCGGTATCTGCAACGGCTTCCAGGTGCTGTGCGAGGCCGGGCTGTTGCCGGGTGCCCTGGTCCGCAACGCCGGGCTGAAGTTCCTCTGCCGCGACCAGTGGCTGCGGGCGGAGAACACCAGCACCGTCTGGACCAGCCGGTTCCAGCCGGGGGCGGACATCCTGATCCCCATGAAGAACGCCGAAGGGCGCTACGTCGCCTCCGAGTCCGTCCTCGACGAGCTCGAAGGCGAGGGGCGCGTGCTGTTCCGCTACGTGCCCAGCCTGGCCGGCGGCTCGACCGCGCCGGCCAACCCGAACGGCAGCGAGCGTGACATCGCCGGCATCTGCTCCGCCGACGGACGCGTAGCCGGCCTGATGCCGCACCCCGAACACGCCATCGACCCGTTGACCGGCCCCACCGACGACGGAATGGGCTTCTTCCTGTCCGTCGTCGACCACCTCTTGGGAGTCTCCGCGTGA
- the purS gene encoding phosphoribosylformylglycinamidine synthase subunit PurS, translated as MARVAVDVVIKSEILDPQGKAILAALTRTGHPGVTSVRQGKHFDLEVDDTVSDEDLEEIAGHLLANRVIEEWTVTRIAEPETAK; from the coding sequence GTGGCGCGCGTGGCAGTTGATGTCGTCATCAAGTCCGAGATCCTCGATCCGCAGGGCAAGGCGATCCTCGCCGCGCTGACCCGCACCGGCCACCCAGGGGTCACCTCGGTGCGCCAGGGCAAGCACTTCGACCTCGAGGTGGACGACACCGTGTCCGACGAGGACCTCGAGGAGATCGCCGGGCACCTGCTGGCGAACCGGGTCATCGAGGAGTGGACCGTCACCCGTATCGCCGAGCCCGAGACCGCCAAGTGA
- a CDS encoding acyltransferase family protein: MAISPTSASKLARRDPYADFLRAFSLMVVILWHWCFTILIWGAKGPTATSPLGFTSGIWILTWLLQVLPVFFYIGAYVHLTAWQRAAARGDRIWHFALRQARELAVPSAALLGVWIVLGIIVGSVFNLDWMGRAVLMVVSPLWFVATYLFFVAMMPVTVWLHRRFDVLVLVWLGGLAVLVDILRFRYQVPYVEWINMVFVWGFAFQLGYFHRRISGLDQAPRSVPDGVPDWAYQPAKSRQQAWAMTFVGLFLLVGLVFSGLYPGSMVGVPGQGSNMAPPTVCILALTLFQIGVAELIRPFVLHRLASGGWFARSMGVLTRFALPLFLFHTTGMALSRAVEWSIFGLRIEGVEPTLTWWLLRPVSIVGPLLATLPVIYLFSRRRARPHRPDATRLAG; encoded by the coding sequence GTGGCCATTTCACCGACCAGCGCGTCGAAGCTGGCCCGGCGCGATCCGTACGCGGATTTCCTGCGCGCCTTCTCGTTGATGGTCGTCATTCTCTGGCACTGGTGTTTCACGATCCTGATCTGGGGCGCGAAGGGCCCGACGGCCACCAGTCCGCTCGGCTTCACCTCCGGGATCTGGATTCTCACCTGGTTGCTGCAGGTCCTGCCGGTGTTCTTCTACATCGGGGCCTACGTGCACCTGACCGCATGGCAGCGGGCCGCTGCCCGCGGTGATCGCATCTGGCACTTCGCGCTCCGTCAGGCCCGTGAACTGGCGGTGCCGTCGGCCGCGCTCCTCGGAGTGTGGATCGTGCTCGGCATCATCGTCGGTAGCGTGTTCAACCTCGACTGGATGGGCCGCGCCGTCCTGATGGTGGTCTCACCCTTGTGGTTCGTCGCCACCTACCTGTTCTTCGTGGCGATGATGCCGGTCACCGTCTGGCTGCACCGCCGGTTCGACGTCCTGGTCCTGGTCTGGCTGGGTGGCCTGGCCGTGCTGGTGGACATCCTGCGATTCCGGTACCAGGTGCCGTACGTCGAGTGGATCAACATGGTGTTCGTCTGGGGCTTCGCCTTCCAGCTCGGCTACTTCCACCGCCGGATCTCCGGCCTCGACCAGGCGCCGCGCTCTGTCCCCGACGGCGTCCCGGACTGGGCCTACCAACCGGCCAAGTCCCGGCAGCAGGCCTGGGCGATGACCTTCGTCGGGCTGTTTCTGCTGGTCGGGCTGGTGTTCTCGGGTCTGTATCCGGGTTCCATGGTCGGCGTGCCGGGGCAGGGATCGAACATGGCGCCGCCCACCGTGTGCATCCTGGCGCTCACCCTGTTCCAGATCGGCGTGGCCGAGCTGATCCGACCCTTCGTGCTGCACCGGCTGGCCTCCGGTGGCTGGTTCGCCCGCAGTATGGGCGTCCTGACCCGTTTCGCGTTGCCGCTGTTCCTGTTCCACACCACCGGAATGGCCCTGTCCCGCGCGGTCGAATGGTCGATCTTCGGCCTCCGGATCGAGGGCGTGGAGCCGACCCTGACCTGGTGGCTGCTCCGCCCGGTGTCGATCGTCGGCCCGCTGCTGGCCACCCTGCCCGTGATCTACCTCTTCTCCCGTCGTCGCGCTCGTCCCCACCGTCCCGACGCCACTCGTCTCGCCGGCTGA
- a CDS encoding CPBP family intramembrane glutamic endopeptidase: MASTPAAQLAEEAEPTRGRRLIALAIVIPLLALSNVMSNRVLPEWAYVPWNLSMGVALLLIARRAGEGQRAVGLHIRQWRRPMGVGMLLVSGVALIFGLGIAIPATRVAFLDSRASSPSLAVMLYQTLARIPLGTVFLEEVAFRGVLPALLGSSPALRWRWWPVLGASFLFGLWHILPSLGIARGNAAVASALGGDQLVATVLAVVAMMAAGILLCALVRLGKGIKTTMLVHWSTNSLGFLAAWLVIKH; this comes from the coding sequence ATGGCGTCGACACCCGCAGCCCAGTTGGCCGAGGAAGCCGAACCGACTCGCGGCCGACGACTGATCGCGCTGGCCATCGTCATTCCATTGCTGGCCCTGAGCAACGTGATGTCCAACCGGGTGCTGCCGGAGTGGGCCTATGTGCCGTGGAACCTGAGCATGGGCGTCGCGTTGCTGCTGATCGCCCGGCGGGCCGGTGAGGGTCAGCGGGCCGTCGGGTTGCACATCCGGCAGTGGCGGCGGCCGATGGGAGTCGGCATGCTGCTGGTGTCCGGGGTGGCGCTGATCTTCGGGCTCGGCATCGCGATCCCGGCCACCCGCGTCGCCTTCCTCGACTCGCGGGCGTCCAGCCCGTCCCTTGCGGTCATGCTCTACCAGACCTTGGCCCGGATCCCGCTGGGCACCGTGTTCCTGGAGGAGGTGGCCTTCCGGGGGGTGCTCCCGGCCCTGCTCGGGTCGTCCCCGGCGCTGCGGTGGCGCTGGTGGCCGGTACTGGGCGCGTCATTCCTGTTCGGGTTGTGGCACATCCTGCCGTCGCTGGGCATCGCCCGCGGCAACGCGGCCGTCGCTTCCGCGCTCGGCGGCGACCAACTGGTGGCGACGGTGCTGGCCGTCGTCGCGATGATGGCCGCCGGGATCCTGCTGTGCGCCCTGGTCCGACTCGGGAAAGGCATCAAGACGACGATGTTGGTGCACTGGTCGACCAACTCGCTCGGCTTCCTGGCCGCGTGGCTGGTCATCAAGCACTGA
- a CDS encoding acetyl-CoA C-acetyltransferase, whose product MAEAYIIDAVRSPVGRRNGGLAKVHSADLGAHAMKSVVERSGVDPAAVDEVIFGCLDQIGPQAMDVARTSWLAAGLPESTPGTTIDRQCGSAQQAISFAAQAVMSGTSDLVVAGGVQNMSAIPMMSATAAAAGLGFPDPFSGSTGWTQRYGDQPVSQFHGAEMIAEKWGLTREVMEEFAITSHERALAAQAAGYFDREIEPLAGLLADEGPRVPDRAKIASLKPLTPGGRITAAMASQISDGSAALLLASERAVAEHGLTPRARIHHISARGDDPIIMLTAPIPATAHALARTGLTIDDIDIVEINEAFAPVVLAWLAETGADPAKVNVNGGAIALGHPLGATGAKLMTTMLHELERRGARYGLQTMCEAGGQANVTIIERL is encoded by the coding sequence ATGGCCGAGGCCTACATCATCGACGCCGTCCGCTCGCCCGTCGGCCGCCGCAACGGCGGACTGGCCAAGGTGCATTCGGCGGACCTCGGGGCCCACGCGATGAAGTCGGTCGTCGAGCGGAGCGGGGTCGACCCGGCCGCAGTGGACGAGGTGATCTTCGGCTGCTTGGACCAGATCGGGCCGCAGGCGATGGATGTGGCGCGCACCAGCTGGCTGGCCGCCGGACTTCCGGAGTCGACCCCGGGTACCACGATCGATCGCCAGTGCGGTTCGGCCCAGCAGGCCATCTCCTTCGCCGCACAGGCCGTCATGAGCGGAACCAGTGATCTGGTCGTCGCCGGCGGCGTCCAGAACATGTCCGCCATACCGATGATGTCGGCCACGGCGGCCGCGGCCGGACTCGGCTTCCCCGATCCGTTCTCCGGCTCCACCGGGTGGACACAGCGCTACGGTGACCAGCCGGTCTCGCAGTTCCACGGAGCCGAGATGATCGCCGAGAAGTGGGGCCTGACGCGCGAGGTGATGGAGGAGTTCGCGATCACCTCGCACGAGCGCGCGCTGGCCGCTCAGGCCGCCGGCTACTTCGATCGGGAGATCGAGCCGCTGGCTGGTCTGCTGGCCGACGAAGGTCCGCGGGTCCCCGATCGGGCCAAGATCGCCTCCCTGAAGCCGCTCACCCCGGGCGGCCGGATCACCGCCGCCATGGCATCGCAGATCTCCGACGGTTCGGCCGCGCTGCTGTTGGCCTCGGAGCGGGCGGTGGCCGAACACGGCCTCACGCCGCGAGCCCGCATCCACCACATCTCGGCCCGCGGCGACGACCCGATCATCATGCTGACCGCCCCGATCCCGGCCACCGCACACGCCCTGGCCCGCACCGGGCTGACCATCGACGACATCGACATCGTCGAGATCAACGAAGCATTCGCGCCCGTGGTGCTCGCTTGGCTGGCCGAGACCGGTGCCGACCCGGCCAAGGTGAACGTCAACGGCGGCGCGATCGCCCTCGGTCACCCGCTCGGGGCGACCGGCGCCAAGTTGATGACGACGATGCTGCACGAGCTGGAACGCCGGGGCGCCCGGTACGGGCTGCAGACCATGTGCGAGGCCGGCGGTCAGGCCAACGTGACCATCATCGAGCGCCTGTAA
- a CDS encoding alpha/beta hydrolase has product MGINRRTFILSGAGAAVVAVGGGAGLVEAGVLPGKARLDAFLSLDGGSGTVPDIASGPIVSGTFRSAARRTTVGYSIVRPPGHTGALPMAVVLHGKSVDHTDAVNGMHYDKFLAAATQSGTPPFALVTVDGGNTTYWHRRASGDDPLTMIRDELLPIAAANGLRTGRIGVTGWSMGGYGALLIGGQLGTRRVAAVAAVSPAIFADYASSSAGSFDSVADFRANDPRNDPGALDGVDVFIDCGTDDPFADQAQQMRSMLHPTPAGGMGRGAHTSAYWTRVTLDQMQFLGRSLAAV; this is encoded by the coding sequence ATGGGGATCAATCGACGGACATTCATTCTGAGCGGGGCGGGCGCGGCGGTGGTCGCGGTGGGCGGCGGGGCCGGCCTGGTGGAGGCCGGCGTCTTGCCGGGGAAGGCTCGGCTCGACGCATTCCTGAGCCTGGACGGCGGGTCGGGCACGGTGCCCGACATCGCGTCCGGACCGATCGTGTCCGGCACCTTCCGGTCCGCGGCCCGCCGCACCACCGTCGGCTACTCGATCGTGCGTCCGCCCGGCCACACCGGCGCTCTGCCCATGGCGGTGGTGCTGCACGGGAAATCGGTGGATCACACGGACGCGGTGAACGGCATGCACTACGACAAGTTCCTCGCGGCGGCGACCCAGAGCGGCACTCCACCGTTTGCGCTGGTCACGGTGGACGGGGGGAACACCACCTACTGGCACCGGCGGGCCAGTGGCGACGATCCGTTGACCATGATCCGGGACGAACTGCTGCCCATCGCCGCGGCCAACGGCCTGCGCACGGGCCGCATCGGCGTCACCGGGTGGTCGATGGGTGGCTACGGGGCTCTGCTGATCGGCGGGCAGCTGGGCACGCGACGGGTGGCCGCCGTCGCCGCCGTCTCCCCGGCCATCTTCGCCGACTACGCGTCGTCCTCGGCCGGCTCGTTCGACAGCGTGGCCGACTTCAGGGCCAACGACCCGCGGAACGACCCGGGCGCGCTGGACGGCGTCGACGTGTTCATCGACTGCGGCACCGACGATCCGTTCGCCGATCAGGCGCAGCAGATGCGCTCGATGCTGCATCCGACCCCGGCCGGCGGCATGGGCCGGGGGGCTCACACCAGCGCCTACTGGACCCGGGTCACGCTCGACCAGATGCAGTTCCTGGGCCGGAGCCTTGCTGCCGTTTGA
- a CDS encoding phosphoribosylaminoimidazolesuccinocarboxamide synthase yields the protein MAKLSDYPHLASGKVRDLYEVDDELLLMVASDRISAYDFVLPTPIPDKGAILTAMSMFWFELLADVVPNHVVAVDDPRIPAQVRGRALLVRRLEMVPIECVARGYLTGSGLIDYRATGAVCGVALPPGLVESSKLETPIFTPAAKAELGSHDENITFETVRRTAGADLAERLRDTTLAIYAAAADHAATRGIILADTKFEFGFALGAAGGDLVLGDEVLTPDSSRFWPAEGYQAGRVQPSYDKQFVRDWLTSSESGWDRRGDAPPPPLPTDVVAATRDRYLQAYEKVSGRSFGDWIS from the coding sequence GTGGCGAAACTGAGCGACTATCCGCATCTGGCGTCGGGCAAGGTCCGCGATCTGTACGAGGTGGACGACGAACTGCTGCTGATGGTGGCCAGTGATCGCATCAGCGCCTACGACTTCGTGCTGCCGACGCCGATCCCGGACAAGGGCGCGATCCTCACCGCGATGAGCATGTTCTGGTTCGAACTGCTGGCCGACGTGGTACCCAACCACGTGGTGGCGGTGGACGATCCCCGTATCCCGGCGCAGGTCCGGGGCCGGGCGCTGCTGGTCCGGCGGCTGGAGATGGTGCCGATCGAATGTGTCGCCCGCGGGTATCTGACCGGGTCCGGTCTGATCGACTACCGCGCCACCGGAGCGGTGTGCGGGGTGGCTCTTCCGCCCGGACTGGTCGAGTCCTCGAAGCTGGAGACGCCGATCTTCACCCCGGCCGCGAAGGCGGAACTGGGCTCGCACGACGAGAACATCACCTTCGAGACCGTCCGCCGCACGGCCGGTGCCGACCTGGCTGAGCGCCTGCGCGACACCACCTTGGCCATCTACGCGGCTGCGGCCGACCACGCCGCGACCCGGGGGATCATCCTGGCCGACACCAAGTTCGAGTTCGGCTTCGCCCTGGGCGCGGCCGGCGGCGACCTGGTGCTGGGTGACGAGGTCCTGACCCCGGACTCGTCGCGCTTCTGGCCGGCCGAGGGCTACCAGGCCGGCCGGGTGCAGCCGTCGTACGACAAGCAGTTTGTCCGGGACTGGCTCACCTCGTCCGAATCCGGTTGGGATCGCCGCGGGGACGCCCCGCCCCCGCCACTGCCCACCGATGTGGTCGCCGCCACCCGCGACCGCTACCTGCAGGCCTACGAGAAGGTGTCGGGCCGTTCGTTCGGCGACTGGATCAGCTGA